In one window of Opitutus sp. GAS368 DNA:
- a CDS encoding histidinol-phosphate transaminase: protein MTTLLNRRQWLKAAGVTLAATAVAPRLSRLEAATLPAAPSATSGLVQLSWNENPFGPAPSAQRAMIAAVARSCRYPDDEEQTLLEMVAAREGCPTGQIVLGNGSGEILDAAGFHFGYDKGEIIAANPSYMQLVEAAQRAGGGAVRVPLNARLEHDLPAMAAAISPRTSLVYIVNPNNPTGTVCDAAELKEFVRTVSARVPVFIDEAYLECTDDFAGRTCAGLATSGHNVVVARTFSKIFGMAGCRLGYAVMPEKLAVSLRARMTGSLSLTTIMAGTASLGDTAYVTATRAKIKAGREALTAQAKALGKECTAAQGNFVFMRTGRPVKDFIARMRAEGVIVGRPFPPLTDWARITVGLPEEMEICHRALRKVLG from the coding sequence ATGACCACGCTCCTCAACCGCCGGCAATGGCTCAAGGCCGCCGGCGTCACCCTCGCCGCCACCGCCGTGGCGCCGCGCTTGTCCCGCCTCGAAGCCGCCACGCTGCCGGCTGCGCCTTCCGCCACGTCGGGCCTCGTGCAGCTTTCGTGGAACGAGAACCCTTTCGGCCCGGCGCCGTCGGCGCAGCGGGCGATGATCGCCGCCGTCGCCCGCTCGTGCCGCTACCCGGACGACGAGGAGCAGACGCTGCTGGAAATGGTCGCCGCCCGCGAGGGCTGCCCGACCGGGCAGATCGTGCTGGGCAACGGTTCGGGCGAAATCCTCGACGCCGCGGGCTTCCACTTCGGCTACGACAAGGGCGAGATCATCGCCGCCAACCCGAGCTATATGCAGCTCGTCGAGGCCGCGCAGCGGGCCGGCGGCGGCGCCGTGCGCGTCCCGCTCAACGCCCGGCTCGAGCACGACCTGCCGGCCATGGCCGCCGCCATCAGCCCGAGGACCTCGCTCGTCTACATCGTGAATCCCAACAACCCCACGGGCACGGTGTGCGACGCGGCGGAGTTGAAGGAATTCGTGCGGACCGTCTCGGCGCGCGTGCCGGTGTTCATCGACGAAGCCTACCTGGAATGCACGGACGACTTCGCCGGCCGGACCTGCGCCGGACTCGCGACCTCGGGGCACAACGTCGTCGTCGCGCGGACCTTCTCGAAGATCTTCGGCATGGCCGGCTGCCGGCTCGGTTATGCGGTCATGCCGGAAAAGCTCGCCGTGTCGCTCCGCGCGCGGATGACGGGCAGCCTGAGTCTGACGACGATCATGGCCGGCACCGCCTCGCTCGGCGACACGGCCTACGTCACGGCCACGCGCGCCAAGATCAAGGCCGGCCGCGAGGCGCTGACCGCGCAGGCGAAGGCGCTGGGCAAGGAGTGCACCGCGGCGCAGGGCAACTTCGTGTTCATGCGGACGGGCCGGCCGGTGAAGGACTTCATCGCCCGGATGCGCGCCGAGGGCGTCATCGTCGGCCGGCCCTTTCCACCGCTGACCGACTGGGCCCGCATCACCGTCGGCCTGCCGGAGGAGATGGAAATCTGCCACCGCGCCTTGCGGAAGGTGCTGGGCTAG
- a CDS encoding thioredoxin family protein produces the protein MKRLLPGLLLLALLSPASRAAPEYPGMGPDIFDRQAKGEELVAQAVTRAQQEGKRVVLLFGANWCPWCRRLHHAFTDDPGVVAILRRSFVLVHVDANTRNDKKRNADIIARYGNPLLKYGLPAIVVLEADGRQLTTQETVSWAAPADEEVARRVAAFLADWAPGVKQSPR, from the coding sequence ATGAAGCGTTTGCTCCCCGGTCTCCTGTTGCTGGCGCTATTGTCCCCCGCGTCGCGTGCCGCGCCCGAATATCCCGGTATGGGGCCGGACATCTTCGACCGGCAGGCCAAGGGCGAGGAACTGGTGGCGCAGGCCGTCACGCGTGCGCAGCAGGAGGGGAAGCGCGTCGTGCTCCTGTTTGGCGCCAACTGGTGTCCGTGGTGCCGGCGGCTGCACCATGCGTTCACGGACGATCCGGGCGTGGTTGCGATTCTGCGGCGGAGCTTCGTGCTGGTCCATGTCGACGCCAACACGCGGAACGACAAAAAGCGGAACGCCGACATCATCGCGCGCTACGGCAATCCCCTGCTGAAATACGGGTTGCCGGCGATTGTTGTGCTGGAGGCGGATGGCCGGCAATTGACGACCCAGGAAACCGTATCATGGGCGGCCCCGGCCGACGAGGAAGTAGCGCGGCGTGTGGCGGCCTTCCTGGCGGACTGGGCGCCCGGCGTTAAGCAGAGTCCAAGATAA
- a CDS encoding IS110 family transposase codes for MNSYYKVESTEPVRYVSLDISKARLDYTIAGQKCRQVPNTAAGIATLITLVQPLPGVRVVCEATGGYERRLLEQLHQASVPVCRLQPGRVRNFARAEGTLAKTDKIDVGLIYRYACAMHPRVEKPPLPEVTALRELLDYRRQLVDQGTQTANRLETAGPTLQALLQAQREQQAAALAKADELVAQQVRAHPALRAKAERMQQLQGVGPVLATTLLAYLPELGEEDDKRIAALVGVAPHAHDSGETSRPRHARGGRVEVRNVLYMAAVSASQHNPVLSLFYQRLQAAGKPANVCLLAVMRKMIVVLNRMLKDPHFTLVG; via the coding sequence ATGAACTCGTATTACAAGGTAGAGTCGACCGAACCTGTGCGGTACGTCAGCTTGGATATCTCCAAGGCGCGCCTGGACTACACCATTGCCGGCCAGAAGTGCCGGCAGGTCCCGAACACGGCAGCGGGCATTGCCACGCTGATCACCCTCGTCCAGCCGCTGCCGGGAGTGCGCGTGGTATGCGAAGCGACGGGCGGGTATGAACGCCGGTTGCTGGAGCAGCTGCACCAAGCGAGCGTACCGGTCTGCCGCTTGCAGCCCGGGCGGGTGCGTAACTTCGCCCGGGCGGAGGGCACGCTGGCCAAAACCGACAAGATTGATGTGGGGCTGATCTATCGCTACGCTTGCGCGATGCATCCCCGCGTGGAGAAGCCGCCGCTGCCCGAGGTAACCGCGTTGCGCGAGCTGCTGGATTATCGCCGGCAGCTGGTAGATCAAGGCACGCAAACGGCCAACCGGCTGGAAACAGCAGGCCCGACCTTGCAGGCCTTGCTGCAGGCGCAACGCGAGCAACAAGCCGCCGCCCTGGCCAAGGCCGACGAGTTGGTGGCGCAGCAGGTGCGGGCGCATCCCGCCCTGCGGGCCAAGGCAGAGCGGATGCAGCAGTTGCAAGGGGTCGGTCCGGTGCTGGCGACGACGCTGTTGGCGTACCTGCCGGAACTGGGCGAAGAGGACGACAAGCGCATCGCCGCCTTGGTCGGAGTGGCCCCGCATGCCCACGACAGCGGCGAAACCTCCCGGCCGCGCCATGCCCGCGGTGGCCGCGTGGAGGTCCGCAACGTCCTGTACATGGCCGCAGTCAGTGCCTCCCAGCACAACCCGGTCCTGTCGCTGTTCTATCAGCGACTCCAGGCCGCCGGCAAACCCGCCAACGTCTGCCTGCTCGCCGTCATGCGCAAAATGATTGTCGTGCTCAACCGCATGCTCAAAGACCCACACTTTACCCTTGTCGGCTGA
- a CDS encoding BrnT family toxin, whose amino-acid sequence MISAIAFQAAWRSLPVMRFSWDRAKERLNVARHGVDFTTAQQAFDDPKFIILFDDAHSTPHELRWWLLGRVGSRILHVRYTHRPGGVIRLIGAGYWRNSRAYYEIYWKEQEAQD is encoded by the coding sequence TTGATATCCGCTATTGCTTTTCAAGCAGCCTGGCGTAGCCTGCCGGTAATGCGGTTTTCGTGGGATCGGGCCAAGGAGCGGCTAAATGTCGCCCGCCATGGCGTCGATTTCACGACCGCCCAGCAGGCTTTTGATGATCCAAAGTTCATTATTCTTTTTGACGACGCCCACAGCACTCCGCACGAACTGCGCTGGTGGCTGCTGGGCCGCGTCGGATCCCGAATCCTTCACGTTCGCTATACTCACCGTCCCGGTGGAGTCATCCGCCTGATCGGCGCCGGATACTGGAGAAACTCACGTGCCTACTATGAAATCTACTGGAAAGAACAAGAAGCCCAGGATTGA
- a CDS encoding ATP-dependent helicase: MPDFTLHTPGGHNAPQVPAIDFRALLNDEQFAAVTAAPGPLLVLAGAGSGKTRTLTYRVAYLLSQGVRPGEILLLTFTNKAAKEMLHRVHDLTGIEPARFWGGTFHSLGNRALRMFGDAIKLPKNFTILDADESETMLKQSVEAVDKTFFKDKTNPRPGPLFSVLSLARNTQLSLHDTVAKNFPQYGEISDRLPEFAAAYEKARRDQSVVDYDDLLELWLKLLTDAPEIASYFTNRFRHVLVDEYQDTNTLQAQIVDRLSAHHQVMAVGDDAQCIYSWRGADFENIMTFPDRHAGTVIHRIEINYRSTPEILAFANGVLNAQPKGRHFDKELRAARKHSVKPYVVQTMDDREQAEFVLKRIHSLVNDDGVAANEIAILYRSHFLALEMQLALSRAGIPYVITSGVKFFERQHVRDLIALLRFVYNPADVQAWSRIAILLPKVGEKGALKIHAAALDHARMMQKNFLDVLSTDDVKSKVAKDAKDDWAQFCESLVQVADAMSNQKPSDTVTVALEGWYGDYMKGEYADYLDRLEELKALVGFASRFEEMQDLLAQIVLLNGETSEREVDPDAAAIKLTTVHQAKGLEYDVVFLIGAADGQFPTRRSIEAGDVEEERRLFYVAVTRAKNELYISYPRVATRAGPGGMMLTPSRFLTELDEDLYEELRIKRSYGW; encoded by the coding sequence ATGCCCGATTTTACCCTTCATACTCCCGGCGGCCACAACGCGCCCCAAGTCCCCGCGATCGACTTCCGCGCGCTTCTCAACGACGAGCAGTTCGCGGCCGTCACCGCCGCACCGGGCCCCCTGCTCGTCCTGGCCGGCGCCGGCTCGGGCAAGACCCGCACCCTCACCTACCGTGTGGCCTACCTGCTCTCCCAGGGCGTCCGCCCGGGCGAGATCCTCCTCCTCACCTTTACCAACAAGGCCGCCAAGGAGATGCTCCACCGCGTCCACGACCTGACCGGCATCGAGCCGGCGCGCTTCTGGGGCGGCACCTTCCACTCCCTCGGCAACCGCGCCCTGCGCATGTTCGGCGACGCCATCAAGCTCCCGAAGAACTTCACCATCCTCGACGCCGACGAATCCGAGACGATGCTCAAGCAGTCCGTCGAGGCCGTCGACAAGACCTTCTTCAAGGACAAGACCAACCCCCGCCCCGGCCCGCTCTTCAGCGTCCTCTCCCTCGCCCGCAACACCCAGCTCTCCCTCCACGACACCGTCGCGAAGAACTTCCCGCAATACGGCGAGATCAGCGACCGCCTCCCGGAGTTCGCCGCCGCCTACGAGAAAGCCCGGCGCGACCAGTCCGTCGTGGACTATGACGACCTCCTCGAGCTCTGGCTCAAGCTCCTCACCGACGCGCCCGAGATCGCCTCTTATTTCACCAACCGCTTCCGCCACGTCCTCGTCGACGAATACCAGGACACCAACACCCTCCAGGCCCAGATCGTGGACCGCCTCTCCGCCCACCACCAGGTGATGGCCGTCGGCGACGACGCCCAGTGCATCTACTCGTGGCGCGGCGCCGACTTCGAGAACATCATGACGTTCCCCGACCGCCACGCGGGCACCGTCATCCATCGCATCGAGATCAACTACCGCTCCACGCCCGAGATCCTCGCCTTCGCCAACGGCGTGCTCAACGCCCAGCCCAAGGGCCGCCACTTCGACAAGGAGCTCCGCGCCGCCCGCAAGCACTCGGTGAAGCCCTACGTCGTCCAGACCATGGACGACCGCGAGCAGGCCGAGTTCGTCCTCAAGCGCATCCACTCCCTCGTCAACGACGACGGCGTCGCCGCCAACGAGATCGCCATCCTCTACCGCTCGCACTTTCTCGCCCTCGAGATGCAGCTCGCCCTCTCCCGCGCCGGCATCCCCTACGTCATCACCAGCGGCGTGAAATTCTTCGAGCGCCAGCACGTGCGCGACCTCATCGCCCTGCTCCGCTTCGTCTACAACCCCGCCGACGTCCAGGCCTGGTCGCGCATTGCCATCCTCCTGCCCAAGGTCGGCGAGAAGGGCGCGCTGAAGATCCACGCCGCCGCCCTCGACCACGCCCGGATGATGCAGAAGAACTTCCTCGACGTCCTCTCGACCGACGACGTGAAGAGCAAGGTCGCCAAGGACGCGAAGGACGACTGGGCGCAGTTCTGCGAGTCGCTCGTGCAGGTCGCCGACGCCATGAGCAACCAGAAGCCCAGCGACACCGTGACCGTCGCCCTCGAGGGCTGGTATGGCGACTACATGAAGGGCGAATACGCCGACTACCTCGACCGCCTCGAGGAACTGAAGGCCCTCGTCGGCTTCGCCTCGCGCTTCGAGGAGATGCAGGACCTGCTCGCGCAGATCGTGCTCCTCAACGGCGAGACCAGCGAGCGCGAGGTCGATCCCGACGCCGCGGCCATCAAGCTCACGACGGTGCACCAGGCCAAGGGCCTCGAATATGACGTCGTCTTCCTCATCGGCGCCGCTGATGGACAATTTCCGACCCGCCGTTCGATCGAGGCCGGCGACGTCGAGGAAGAGCGCCGGCTGTTCTACGTCGCCGTCACCCGCGCCAAGAACGAGCTGTATATCAGCTATCCCCGTGTCGCCACCCGCGCCGGCCCCGGCGGGATGATGCTCACGCCCTCCCGCTTCCTGACTGAATTGGACGAAGACCTCTACGAAGAGTTAAGAATCAAGCGAAGCTACGGGTGGTGA
- the frr gene encoding ribosome recycling factor encodes MSHPLLTDAQTRMKKTVDHTLHEFSTIHTGKASPSMVEGIMVEAYGGTQQLKACAAITTPDARMIQVQPWDKGLLRAIEKALQQANIGVNPVVDGNLIRLPFPDLSKERRLEFVKTAHRLAEEGRVHVRNVRRDVLEQVKKAKLPEDETKRLEKEIQAATDKAIKDIETHLGHKEKELTSH; translated from the coding sequence ATGAGCCATCCCCTCCTCACCGACGCCCAGACCCGCATGAAGAAAACCGTGGACCACACGCTCCACGAGTTCTCCACCATCCACACCGGCAAGGCCTCCCCCTCCATGGTCGAGGGCATCATGGTCGAGGCCTACGGCGGCACGCAGCAGCTCAAGGCCTGCGCCGCCATCACGACGCCCGACGCGCGCATGATCCAGGTGCAGCCGTGGGACAAGGGCCTCCTCCGCGCCATCGAGAAGGCGCTCCAGCAGGCCAACATCGGCGTCAACCCGGTGGTCGACGGCAACCTCATCCGCCTCCCCTTCCCCGACCTCTCCAAGGAACGCCGCCTCGAGTTCGTGAAGACCGCGCACCGCCTCGCCGAGGAGGGCCGCGTCCACGTGCGCAACGTCCGCCGCGACGTGCTCGAGCAGGTCAAGAAGGCCAAGCTGCCCGAGGATGAGACCAAGCGCCTCGAGAAGGAAATCCAGGCCGCCACGGACAAGGCCATCAAGGACATCGAGACCCACCTCGGCCACAAGGAGAAGGAACTCACCTCGCATTGA
- the pyrH gene encoding UMP kinase — protein MPAKSAASPTVKYQRVVLKLSGEVLRGGKGTEPIDAATLERMCEQVKEIHDLGCQVCVVIGGGNIFRGLQGAKRGVDRTTGDYMGMLATVINGLAIMDCLEKMGVKTRVQSAIPMNQIAEPFIMRRAMRHLEKKRVVIFVAGTGNPYFSTDTTAALRASELHADIIMKATKVDGIYDKDPKKFPDAVKYEELTFVEALRQRLNVMDSTAFSLCLDNNVPILVFNLDDPHAIKKAVMGDKIGTLVHN, from the coding sequence ATGCCCGCCAAATCCGCCGCTTCACCCACCGTCAAATACCAGCGCGTCGTCCTGAAGCTGAGCGGCGAAGTATTGCGGGGTGGCAAGGGCACCGAGCCGATCGACGCCGCCACCCTCGAGCGGATGTGCGAACAGGTGAAGGAAATCCACGACCTCGGCTGCCAGGTCTGCGTCGTCATCGGCGGCGGCAACATCTTCCGCGGCCTCCAGGGCGCCAAGCGCGGCGTCGACCGCACCACCGGCGACTACATGGGCATGCTCGCCACCGTCATCAACGGCCTGGCCATCATGGACTGCCTCGAGAAGATGGGCGTGAAGACCCGCGTCCAGTCCGCCATCCCGATGAACCAGATCGCCGAGCCGTTCATCATGCGCCGCGCCATGCGCCACCTGGAGAAGAAGCGCGTCGTCATCTTCGTCGCCGGCACGGGCAACCCGTATTTCTCCACCGACACCACCGCCGCCCTCCGCGCCTCCGAGCTCCACGCCGACATCATCATGAAGGCCACGAAGGTCGACGGCATCTACGACAAGGATCCGAAGAAGTTTCCCGACGCGGTCAAATACGAGGAGCTCACCTTCGTCGAGGCCCTCCGCCAGCGGCTCAATGTCATGGACTCGACCGCCTTCTCGCTCTGCCTCGACAACAACGTCCCCATCCTCGTCTTCAACCTCGACGACCCCCACGCCATCAAGAAGGCCGTCATGGGCGACAAGATCGGCACGCTGGTGCATAATTAA
- a CDS encoding VOC family protein, with product MKFEHLALNVPDVSAMGRWYGQHLGLTVLRRREDAPYTQFLGDETGRVFLEIYSNPSAPCLDFAATHPLVLHVAFFVSDAEAERTRLVAAGAKPFSEETAPDGTRLMFLRDPWGVALQLCQRAKPFAGF from the coding sequence ATGAAATTCGAGCACCTGGCCCTGAATGTCCCTGATGTAAGCGCCATGGGCCGTTGGTATGGGCAGCACCTCGGCCTGACGGTCCTGCGCCGCCGGGAGGATGCGCCCTACACACAGTTTCTCGGGGACGAGACCGGGCGCGTGTTCCTGGAAATTTACTCCAACCCGTCCGCCCCCTGCCTCGACTTCGCGGCGACCCACCCGCTGGTGCTGCACGTGGCGTTCTTCGTATCCGACGCCGAGGCGGAGCGGACGCGGCTCGTGGCCGCGGGCGCGAAGCCGTTTTCCGAGGAGACCGCCCCCGACGGCACCCGGCTGATGTTCCTGCGCGACCCGTGGGGCGTGGCGCTGCAGCTGTGCCAGCGCGCGAAACCTTTCGCCGGATTCTAG
- a CDS encoding LamG domain-containing protein, with translation MRLPLAFCLALLSTRLTAAAPAPTVWPLVQTVTIGGFKAEVLGTPRVASGPDGPALFFNGSSDGLLLPVNPLQGLARFTIEALIRPEAGGAPEQRFLHIQDEAGSRALMEIRLTDAGWALDTFLFSAKNQQKLPLLDHARLHPADRWTWVALVYADGHMAHYINGVKELEGDVTIPPMGVGRISLGVRQNKVYWFKGGIREVRFEPSALAPAELQRVK, from the coding sequence ATGCGCCTGCCCCTCGCGTTTTGCCTCGCCTTGCTGTCAACCCGCCTGACCGCCGCGGCACCGGCGCCGACGGTCTGGCCTCTCGTCCAGACCGTCACCATCGGTGGCTTCAAGGCCGAGGTGCTCGGCACGCCGCGCGTCGCGTCCGGCCCGGACGGCCCGGCCCTTTTTTTCAACGGCAGCTCCGACGGCCTCCTGCTGCCGGTCAACCCGCTGCAGGGTCTCGCGCGCTTCACCATCGAGGCCCTGATCCGACCGGAGGCCGGCGGTGCGCCGGAACAGCGGTTCCTGCACATCCAGGACGAGGCGGGCAGCCGCGCGCTGATGGAAATCCGCCTGACCGACGCCGGCTGGGCACTCGACACCTTCCTGTTCTCCGCGAAAAACCAGCAGAAGCTGCCGCTGCTGGACCACGCCCGGCTGCATCCCGCGGACCGCTGGACGTGGGTCGCGCTCGTCTATGCCGACGGTCACATGGCGCACTACATCAACGGCGTGAAGGAACTCGAAGGCGATGTGACCATCCCGCCGATGGGCGTGGGCCGGATTTCCCTCGGGGTGCGACAGAACAAGGTCTATTGGTTCAAGGGTGGCATCCGCGAGGTGCGCTTCGAACCCTCGGCGCTGGCGCCCGCCGAATTGCAGCGGGTGAAATAA
- a CDS encoding TonB family protein, translating to MKLPCLPLVCSALWFAVPISAQPGAKATDQMPLQIIRTDEPRFPLQLNESLVMNGDATVAISVDQDGRLTDCLVTAYSRKEFADTAVAALKGWRFDPSRVNGVPWSSVQEVHFDFSRTGVVVSLSGFDVVMNQIDEITKGRYVYRSRTLRELDRIPTPVHVVSPVSPGLGGGEKKRTVAVEFYIDEEGRVRLPSVSRADVGTPYAACALDAVKQWRFEPPLHRGRPALVFVRQEFNFVAGP from the coding sequence ATGAAACTCCCCTGCCTGCCTTTGGTTTGCTCCGCCCTGTGGTTTGCCGTTCCGATCAGCGCCCAGCCAGGGGCGAAAGCGACGGACCAGATGCCGCTGCAGATCATCCGGACCGACGAGCCTAGGTTTCCCCTGCAGTTGAACGAGAGTCTGGTGATGAATGGCGACGCGACGGTGGCGATCAGTGTCGACCAGGACGGCCGGCTCACGGATTGCCTGGTCACAGCATACTCCCGCAAGGAGTTCGCCGACACCGCGGTGGCTGCGCTGAAGGGGTGGCGTTTCGATCCATCCCGGGTCAACGGCGTCCCCTGGTCCTCGGTGCAGGAAGTGCATTTCGATTTCTCCCGGACCGGCGTGGTGGTCAGCCTCAGCGGGTTCGACGTCGTAATGAACCAGATCGATGAGATCACGAAGGGCAGATATGTCTATCGCTCCCGCACCCTGCGCGAGCTTGACCGGATTCCGACGCCCGTCCATGTGGTGTCCCCGGTCAGCCCCGGGCTGGGCGGGGGCGAGAAGAAACGCACGGTGGCGGTAGAGTTCTATATCGACGAGGAGGGTCGGGTGCGCCTGCCGTCGGTCTCGCGGGCCGACGTCGGCACGCCGTATGCCGCCTGTGCGCTGGACGCGGTCAAGCAGTGGCGTTTCGAACCCCCGCTTCATCGGGGCCGGCCGGCGCTGGTCTTCGTGCGGCAGGAATTCAACTTCGTGGCCGGGCCGTGA
- a CDS encoding RNA polymerase sigma factor, with amino-acid sequence MPTTDTAADQASLLALQQGEAVALNRLITRWQRPLHSFAYRYVQNNADAHDLVAETFVRLYQQRLRLRPDTRLSAWLFTTLTNLCHNHHRWLRRHPTVALDAPATADPAQPPASLEPVSGDPSPNVALEQDETLAAVRAAIERLPHDLKVTLLLHHYEHLSYHEIGEITGCSDRGIETRLYRARRQLRESLADLLNEPTRP; translated from the coding sequence GTGCCCACCACCGATACCGCCGCCGACCAGGCCAGCTTGCTCGCCCTGCAGCAGGGTGAAGCGGTCGCACTGAACCGGCTGATCACGCGCTGGCAGCGTCCGCTGCACAGTTTCGCCTACCGCTACGTGCAAAACAACGCGGATGCGCACGACCTCGTCGCCGAGACCTTCGTGCGTCTCTACCAACAGCGCCTCCGGCTGCGGCCTGACACCCGGCTCAGCGCATGGCTTTTCACCACCCTCACCAACCTCTGCCACAACCACCACCGCTGGCTGCGCCGCCATCCCACGGTCGCGCTTGACGCCCCCGCCACCGCCGACCCGGCGCAGCCGCCGGCAAGCCTTGAGCCGGTCAGCGGGGATCCCTCGCCCAATGTCGCGCTGGAGCAGGACGAAACCCTCGCCGCCGTCCGCGCCGCCATCGAGCGGCTGCCGCATGACCTGAAGGTGACGCTGCTCCTGCACCATTACGAGCACCTCTCGTATCACGAGATTGGCGAAATCACCGGCTGTTCGGATCGCGGGATCGAGACCCGGCTCTACCGCGCCCGCCGGCAGTTGCGGGAAAGCTTGGCCGACCTGCTCAACGAACCGACACGGCCTTAG
- a CDS encoding Spy/CpxP family protein refolding chaperone encodes MKRTLLTLALGLAVGLGVHFTYYRLHQPAPTDTLDGQLAWMRTELQLTDAQFARIKEVHQASGPRLRAIAAQLAGLQAEFQAFEHSRFTTDQVDFLEFARYVELRRHVSSESQDSTRRLVLAATEVMTPEQRQRYIRLVAAVEPPASLLLN; translated from the coding sequence GTGAAACGCACCCTGCTCACCCTCGCCCTCGGCCTTGCGGTCGGCCTCGGCGTGCATTTCACCTATTACCGCCTGCATCAGCCGGCTCCGACCGACACGCTGGACGGCCAGCTGGCCTGGATGCGGACGGAGCTGCAGCTCACCGACGCCCAATTCGCCCGCATCAAGGAAGTCCATCAGGCGTCGGGCCCGCGCCTGCGGGCCATCGCCGCCCAGCTGGCCGGGCTGCAGGCGGAGTTCCAGGCCTTCGAGCATTCCCGCTTTACGACCGATCAGGTGGATTTCCTCGAGTTCGCTCGCTACGTCGAGCTCCGCCGGCACGTGAGCAGCGAGAGCCAGGACTCCACGCGCCGGCTCGTGCTCGCCGCGACCGAGGTCATGACCCCGGAACAACGGCAGCGCTACATCCGGCTCGTCGCAGCCGTCGAACCGCCTGCCTCCCTTCTGCTCAATTGA